In the genome of Oxyura jamaicensis isolate SHBP4307 breed ruddy duck chromosome 5 unlocalized genomic scaffold, BPBGC_Ojam_1.0 oxy5_random_OJ71882, whole genome shotgun sequence, the window ACTGCCTTGGACATGGGCAAGGTgagaggagctggcagctggctgctATGGTTTCCTTGTTGGGGTCTCACAAACCCCCTTCTCTGGGTCTTGTATCCTCCTGGGTGCAGGTATGGGACTCTGGGCATCGCGGCCCCTCGGCAGGCTCTTGCATCCCCCATGGTGTGCTGCGGGCTGGCACGGGGCACCCATAGGTGCTGGGTCTCCGCAGAGCTCTCCGCAGCCGGGATTAGCTGGAGTTTACGAGGGGCCACGCTGCTGGACGGGCTCAGTGCCACTCGCCCTGTTCCCTTCCCCTGTGTTGGCCAGTGCCAGGTGGGATTCTCGGCGTTACCGAGCTTCCCCCTGGCATCCGCCATGAGCCCTGTGCCCCAGGTGGCCTCGCGGAGGCCCAGGTGTCCAGGGGTGCTCCTCGCCGTCCCGGTCACAGCCGGGATTACCGGCGTTGTGCAACGTGCTGGCCTTGCACATTCCTCCTGCGTGCCAGCGGCACGGGGACCTATTTCTCTTGCACGGTGCTGTGGTGCGGGCAGGGACCTGATGTGGCTCTGGGGATTGCGGCACCCCTGGATCTCTCAGATAAACTGTTGAGGAGGCAGGGAGCCTCCCCATGGGGGACAAGTGGATTCTCTGCTCAGTGCTTCAGGACCcttttcctgcttcttcctttcttgaCGTGTCGTGCAGCTCAACAGCCACCTGCATGCTTTGGTCACGCGGTGTTAGGAAAGGTGTTCCTTGGGGTGTTTTGCCCCGGCGCAGCGTAACTGGGCTTATCTGGCTGTGGCAGCGCTTGGCTCACCGGGGCCACATCTGTGCACACATCAGCGCGGTGCCCGTGCCCGCCCGAAATCTCCCAGGGCTCCTAATTGCCTTGTTTGTTTGGGGTGAGAACCTTCTGCTTCAGCCAGGGGTAGATATGCATCGGCACCCAAAGTGCGTCGTTCACCTCTCCTAATTGTATGTAATTAGAGCCGGGTGTCTAGTAATACGCTTGTTATGCAGGCAGGCCTTCATAGCTAGATGGACAATTCATCTGCTCTTACGCACCGAGGTGGGTGCCTCGCCCCCAGGGATGCCGGTTTCTCCCCACTGATGATCGAAGGCACCTGGGTGACCTCAGACTTAATGTCCCATCGCACAGCCACCCTTCGTGTCCCACCAAAACCCTCAACGGCCCCATCTTCACCAGCGGTTTCCTCATCCTCCCAGTGCTGTAACTGGCTGCCCGCACTGTGAGCAGCCCCATTGCTTCGCCGGGCACGTGTCGAGGAGCTcgggagctgctggggacccAGAGGGCCCTCAAGTGGGGCTCGATGGTGGAGCCCCCAGGGAGCATCAGAGGTCAGGGGCTTTGCAGACTCGCCTTAATAGCACAAAGAGCTTCGCTCTCCAGGACCACAGGGTATTCCCGAGCCTGCCAAACTCAGTTCTGGTGCCTTCGTGCTTTTCCCCCATGAGCGAGCCTCGGCCGTGCTGCTGTGCTGCGGTTATGTCAGCGGAGAGGACTCGTGCGCAGGAAATGCCTCCGCAGCCCCTGCGATTCTGGCTCAGACGCCCAGCCCGCACGCCGCTCCCGACTCATGGTCAATTTAGTCACCGCCTGTTGGGATGGTTTATCTCGCAGAAACCTGCTGGGTTTGTTTAATTCCCCGCACCTTGCCCAACCTGCCTGTCCCAGCCGCGTGCCGGCTCGGCACAGCAGCCCCGGGAGCTGCGGGGATTTTCCTGCCTGGTGGCGTTGGGCCGAGCTCCGTCCCGCGGGGCGGTCACGAGGTGCTTGCTCTTCTTCGTGTTGCTGTTTGAACAAAGCGAGCTCTTGAGGCCAGCTCTTGTGCGTGGGCTGTGGAAGGAGGCGCTGGGCTCTGCGTCCAGCTCCTGCACCCAAGCGGTCAGCGTGCGGTGACTTGTGGCCACAAGGGCAAAGGCACCAGTACAAGAGCACGGTGTGGTCCAAAATACATTCAATAtcgtttttttttcctctggccaAATAcctattttcataaaatttcagTGACTGTGATGTTCCCCAGCGGCTGCAGGAGAGAATGGCTATTCCTGCTTAATAGCTTCTCCTCAATAGCttcttctgctctgcccttcgTGGGCAGACGAGGGGGCAGATGTCTCctgtgggtgggggggggttggggtcGGTGTTGGGGTGACGCTTATGGTGATGTCTGTCCCCAGCCATCCTTTGAGGCCTATTTCACCGAGATCCTCCTCTGCAAGAACGAGCTCAACAACACCCTTAACAACCTGTCCCACTGGATGAAGGACGAGCACGTGGACAAGAACCTGGTAGGGCAGAAGCTCCGGGCTGAcctgggaagggaagagggggagaCAAAGTGAAAAGGGGCAGAGCGGGTTCGGGAATGGCACTGAGCTGGGGCCTTTCTTGCAGGTGACGCAGCTGGACTCGGCCTTCATCCGCAGGGACCCCTACGGGGTGGTGCTCATCATCGCGCCCTGGAACTACCCCATCCACCTCTTCCTGGTGCCCCTCATCGGGGCCATCGCTGCCGGtgaggctgggctgcagggagccagatctgcctcctgccccaggacaCAGGCAGCACCCAGGCACCAGCATGGGGACCTGGTCTGGGGTGCCAGGACCATGTCACAGCCCTGATGTCCTGTCCCTCTCCCCGCAGGGAACTGTGTGGTTGTCAAACCCTCAGAGATAGCCAAGAACACCGAGAGGCTTGTTGCCGAAATGCTGACCTGCTACTTGGACAGTGTAAGAAgctctccctgtccctgtcctgtgGCTGGGGCATTCCCACCCCTTGCTCACACCGAGCTGTGCCCTGTGCCTCCTCAGCACTGTGGCTCCTTCCTCTGTGCTCAGCCAGTGGCCATGGGCCCAGCAGCCCGGGGTGCTGTTAGCGGGGATGGGGATAGAGTGACCTGGGCAGGTGCTGACAGAGGGGCCGCTTCCTCTTACGCCACAGGACTGCTTTGCCGTGGTGACCGCGGGCGTGCAGGAGACCACCAGGCTGCTGGAGAACAAGTTTGACTACATCTTCTTCACTGGTACGTCCCGAGAGCCAAAGCCTCGGGCTGGGACCTGATGGAGGACCTGGGGTGAAGGTCTGGTGGGACTTGGTGCTCTTTCCCCCGGAGTACCACACCCCAGAGCCGGGCTGCAGCGTGGTGGGATTCCTGCCGTGACACATCCCCTTGTGGCCCGCAGGCAGCCCCTCCGTGGGCAGGATCGTGATGACGGCCGCTGCCAAGCACCTGACGCCGGTGACGCTGGAGCTGGGGGGCAAGAACCCCTGCTACGTGTCCGACACCTGCGACGTGCAGAACGTGGCCCGGAGGGTGGCCTGGGGACGCTTCTTCAATGCGGGGCAGACCTGCATCGCGCCCGACTACATCCTGTGCAGCGTGGAGATGCAGGACAAGCTGATGCCCGCCCTGCGCGAGGCCATCACCGAATATTTTGGCCCCAACCCGCAGGAGTCCCCCGACTTTGCCCGCATCGTGGGGGACAAGCAGTTCCGCCGCGTGCGGGCGCTGCTGTGCAGCGGGCGCGTGGCCATCGGGGGACAGACGGACGAGAAGGAGCGCTACATCGGTGAGGGCGCCTGAGCGCGGTGTGTCGTGTGGGGAGCGAGGAAGCACCTGGCGTGGGGATGTGATATGGGGAAGTGGAGATATGGTGCGAGCCACGACCGCAGGGaaggctctgcagctgcctttaGGCAGAGACGCAGCGAGATCGTTGAGGGCTCAAAGCTGCAGTCTGCAGGGGATGCAGAGCATCTTCTGCGGGGGAAAGGAATCTGtgaagcagcagcccagggcttGTGTGAGCACCTGCGCCTGTGCAGTGAGCGATGCATTGCTTTAACCCTTCTCCACAGCCCCCACAGTGCTGGCAGACGTGCAGCCCTCCGATCCTGCCATGCAGGAGGAGATCTTTGGGCCCATCCTGCCCATCGTCGTCGTGGCCAACATGGACGAAGCCATTGACTTCATCAACGCGCGGCCCCGGCCGCTGGCCATCTACGCCTTCTCCTGCGACAGCAAGGTGCGTGCGGTCCACGGAGCCCAAAAGGGACTGAGAGAAatggggcagcagggctggtgcccaCCCTGCTGACACTCTGGGGCATGCTCTGGGCACCCCGGGCTGGGGGAAGAGTTAGCTGATGTCTGAGCAGCGCTGCCACCGAGCCAGCAGTCCATAGCCACATCTCTTCCCCTCCCAGGTGGTGAACCAGGTGCTGGAGAGGACGAGCAGCGGCAGCTTCTGCGGCAACGACACCCTGATGCAAGTGACACTGACCTCGCTGCCCTTCGGTGGCATTGGTAGGTCCACAGCCCCCAACCTGCCTGTCTGGGGCAGACGCGGCTTGTCTCACCAGAAgccttttgctttgctgtgccTGGGCTGAGCCCTGGGGCTTTGCAGCTCTGTTTGTGCTGAGCAGTTGTTGAGCACCACAAGGTTTCTTCTCTCTGTGGCTGCTGGCCCAAGCAGCGTTCCACAGTGTGTCAGGGGAAATGCCTCACGTAAAATGTAGGGAAGTTTGTACCACTTGGGTATTTCCTTGGTATTTGTGAGCAGCAAGGGCAACGTGAGTGGATTTTGTGCCTTCCCTGCTTAGGCTGACTTGGGAGCTCCTCAGGCGCTGCTGTCTTTGGTCAATCCATCGCTGCTCCTTGTCTGGCAGCACTGTGCTTCTTGGGTAGGTGAGCtttcctcctgcaggcagcGTGGTGCTGGGTCGGAGCCCTTAATGTCACTCAGGAGCGTGCTTACACCTTTACTCTGCAATTTAAGACTAAGTATTAACAGTAAAACACTTAGGAATGTCAGGGAAATCTGCCTGTGGTAATGCAGAGATCCTCCTCAGCCAGGAGGAAGAAGTACCAGCTTTTCAGTGTCCTTATATGAGCACAGCAATTGTTTTTTCAGGTAAAAAGTGAGGTCTCCTGAGCACTGGGTTCTGGTTGTGGAATTGCCTACAGTGAGATGTCCGGGGAAGAGCACGACTGGAATACAGGAAGAATTTGATGATGCTTCCCCAGAATACTTTCCTAATCTCGTGGTCTCTTCCCTAGAATATTCTCTGGAGATTACTGTGGGGAAGAGACTCCACGTGCTCAGCATCTCTGTCAGAGCTGACAGCTGATTCAGACATAATAAGATGCCGAGAcaggaaagcagaattaattcCTTACCTGACTGTGGATCAGGGAACAATTGGTGGTGGTTCCTGTGCCGTAACTTATCTTTATGGAAATGATTCAGAGAAACGGCCTCAAATTATCAGGTGGAGGGCCTGAAGTCATCAGGGTGAGATGGCATCTGCCAAAGCTTCCGCAGTAACCTGGCTGTGAAGTCACTGGGCTATTAACCGTGACGTGCAGCCTCAAGCTTAAATCAGCCACAGGAATCAGGGGAACCAGCATTGCCAATGTGCTGCTGATTTTTAAGAGCTCCAGGAAGAGGCTGACCTTCGTTCCAGGCAGGGTGGTGGCCCCTAACCGTGGGTACGTATGGTAGGGCACCGCTGAGGTTGCAGAGGGAAATCAGGCATCATAGACCCAGCAGAGCTTTGTGAAGGGCCTGTGACCGCGTAGAAAACGTAGACCAGTCACAATGATGCACGTGGAACTCCAAGCAGTGGTGAGCTACAGGGATTATCTGGCACTGTGTGACTGAGGAGCCGTAGAGCTGGACAAGGAACAGGGGAAGGCAAGAGGTCCTGTGGGAGAACTGCGAAGGGCAAGAGGTCCTGAGGGAGATTTGCCTGAGAAaagcctgcagccctggggctcagggtgggcaggaggagagtCCTGTAGCAAGTCTGGACCTGTGCTGTCTGTTGCAGGTAACAGCGGCTTGGGGAAATACCACGGCAAGTTCACCTTCGACACCTTCTCTCAGCACCGCGGCTGCCTGCACCGCAACATGGGCCTGGAGGCCATCAACAGCCTGCGCTACCCGCCCTACAACCAGCAGAAGCTGGGGCTGATGACGGCCACCTTCGAGATCAAGCGCAAGGGCATGTGCACCCTGCTCTGAGGAGTGCCCCGTGCCGCTCATGGACTGACCGGGCTGGGGATACGTGGTTGGGGCCTGCAGGGTGAAACCCCCTTTTTCTGCACCGCTCCCTCTGTCCCGTGCCACATCCTTTGCCTCACTGCCACCCGATGTGTGTTGGACAGCGGGGACACACCCCTCCTGCACGCTCGCTCCTGCccagcttcctctgctctggACCGTGTGCTGTGATATAGctaaaatggcaaaaaaaaatcttgttttcaccCCAGACTTCTCTTCTTGGCAGAGAAGCAGCCCCCTGGACGTTGAGGACCAGCAGTTAGCCCCATCTCTCGTTAGATGaccctttccttccctgtgaACCTTGCTCTCCTGAcagctgttgctttttcctccGTGTAACTCTGCTTTAGTAAAGACTTTGCATTGAGTTCTGTGGCCTCTCCTCGTGCCTCCTTCACCTGCCTGGGGGTGCAGGGAGTGGGAGAAGACGAGAGGGAAACCTGACCGTGGGGTTAACCCTGcgcccctgcccagcccccAGACACCCTCTTGTGTCCCCAGATATCCCCATGTCCCCCGTGGGGACCCTCACTCATGACACGGCCGTGGGGACAGTTGGCACTCAAGGAACTCTGCACTGGCAGCCCCTTGGGGatgcctggctgcagcaccaTGTGCCGGGGCTGGCCCggagaggcagggcagggctgtcccGCTGCGAGGAGCCGCGGCACTGCATTCCCCTTGCCGCCAGCCACCTCCCCGCTGGAGGCATGTTTTGGGCTCACCGTCATCCCACAGCACGATCTGTGGTGGCATCCCATGTCCCCGGCGGTttgggctggagcagagccagcagtgaCGCAGGGAGCCaaggggaagggcaggaagCTGGCAGCCTCCCCGCTCCGCGGACGGGgggcagcctctgcctgcaccCTGCGCGCAGCAGGGACGTGGCTGCGGTGCCAGGGTGCTGAGCGGGCTCCCCAGAGCCACCTCCTCCGGGTGTAAGGCTCCCCGTTAGCCAGGACCGCACGGGAACGCGGGCTTTGCAGCCTCCTGActctccccagggctgctggaggctgtcGGCTGCTTTCCACAGCCCGGCATGgaggagccctgcagggagAAGCCCCCAGGCAGTGATGCTGGCACAGCCCCCGAGGATGAGGGTGGCACGAGGTGAGAGCAAAGGGATGGCAGCGCGTGGCTGTGACACACGGGAGGCAGGAGGTACCCGGAGTCCCTGCCCGCTCCCCGGCTGCCCCAGTTGGATGCTAGGTGGGCACCGGGCTGGGGGACATGGAGCTCCTGTGCCTCAGCACCCGGAGGGGCTGCACTGGGGATGGGGTCCCCCtgatgtccccgtccccgtccccgcagtGGGAACCCCTACGCGGGGCTGGTGAGCCGCCTGCGGGCAGCCTGGCTATCGGGGAGGACGCGGCCCTTGGAGTACCGCTTGGCCCAGCTGGAGGCCCTGGGCCGcttcctggaggagaagaagcaGGACATCCTGGAGGCCCTCGCCTTGGACATGCGCAAGGTGTGGCCACTGGTATTGggcaaggggctgggggagccggggggTCTGTGCTGGGCTTGGAGCCGGTGGGTGTGGATGGAGGCAGTGATGAGGAGACTgtgtcccagcccagctgctcccaCCCCTACCAGGAGCAGCCCACGAGGGCTGCACAACCCAGCCTGCTCGGCCTGGCGCTTGGCTCGGAGGTGACGCACTGCCTGGCCTTGTCCCCGGAGCCTTTGCCTGCAAAGCCCCCAGGGTGGATGAGGGCGTGGGGAGCACCCGGAGATGTTCCTCCATCCCCATGCGCAGCAGCCTCAGCGTGCAGGGTCGCTGAGGGACGGGGCAGAGCAGACCCTCAAAGAGCTCCAGGCCCCCCACCAGATACCTCCCCGC includes:
- the LOC118157327 gene encoding aldehyde dehydrogenase family 3 member B1-like isoform X1, with protein sequence MQQPHEPPVQQPPGCGKLIPVGGNAGGCAGAIPKGPVICSTVCGNPYAGLVSHLRAAWLSGKTRPLEYRLAQLEALGRFLEEKKQDILEATALDMGKPSFEAYFTEILLCKNELNNTLNNLSHWMKDEHVDKNLVTQLDSAFIRRDPYGVVLIIAPWNYPIHLFLVPLIGAIAAGNCVVVKPSEIAKNTERLVAEMLTCYLDSDCFAVVTAGVQETTRLLENKFDYIFFTGSPSVGRIVMTAAAKHLTPVTLELGGKNPCYVSDTCDVQNVARRVAWGRFFNAGQTCIAPDYILCSVEMQDKLMPALREAITEYFGPNPQESPDFARIVGDKQFRRVRALLCSGRVAIGGQTDEKERYIAPTVLADVQPSDPAMQEEIFGPILPIVVVANMDEAIDFINARPRPLAIYAFSCDSKVVNQVLERTSSGSFCGNDTLMQVTLTSLPFGGIGNSGLGKYHGKFTFDTFSQHRGCLHRNMGLEAINSLRYPPYNQQKLGLMTATFEIKRKGMCTLL